A window of the Branchiostoma floridae strain S238N-H82 chromosome 12, Bfl_VNyyK, whole genome shotgun sequence genome harbors these coding sequences:
- the LOC118427025 gene encoding protein unc-13 homolog C-like — translation MESTHKRMDNIIREVQEIKDSLHFSQKEIDDNKLNLYRHVQKVEDIETEITLLKKDITANDTKVDYLENQSRRNNILIDGVADTKDETWDQCEQKVRDLLKEKLKLDPKQIEIERAHRNGRFQDGGRPRPIVAKLLRFKDKDTIIKRAKYLKGSTIYMNEDFSEKVRQKRKELIPEMKAARERGNIAYLKFDKLIVHPPGEGGADRRRTRADSRH, via the coding sequence ATGGAGTCAACACACAAGAGAATGGACAACATTATACGGGAAGTTCAAGAGATTAAGGACAGCCTTCACTTCTCACAAAAGGAAATCGACGACAACAAACTCAACCTATATCGACATGTACAAAAGGTAGAGGACATAGAAACAGAAATAACCCTACTCAAGAAAGACATCACCGCAAACGACACCAAAGTTGACTACCTTGAAAATCAATCGCGAAGAAATAATATATTGATTGACGGAGTCGCTGACACGAAGGACGAGACTTGGGACCAGTGTGAGCAGAAAGTAAGGGATCTACTCAAGGAAAAACTGAAGCTAGATCCAAAACAGATAGAAATAGAAAGAGCGCACAGGAACGGACGTTTTCAGGACGGAGGACGACCGCGCCCAATCGTAGCGAAACTGCTAAGATTCAAGGACAAGGACACAATCATCAAACGAGCAAAGTATCTGAAAGGAAGCACTATCTACATGAACGAGGATTTTTCCGAGAAGGTGAGACAGAAGAGGAAGGAACTGATCCCGGAAATGAAAGCTGCACGTGAACGTGGAAACATCGcgtacctgaaatttgacaaactTATTGTCCACCCACCTGGAGAGGGAGGAGCAGATCGCAGGCGCACTAGAGCCGACTCCAGACACTGA